ATCGCCAGCCAAACTGCTGGAATAGCTGCCGCCATAGATCGGGCCGAACGGGAGATTGCCCTCCTCCTCGAATACCGCACCCGCCTGATCGCCGATGTGGTCACAGGCAAGCTCGATGTCCGCGAGGCAGCGGCCAAGTTGCCGAATGAGACAGAAGAACCTAAAGCGCTTGATGCCGACGAAGCACTGGTTGACGCTGAAGAGGATATGGATAACGAAGACGTCGACGCTGTGTCTGAAGAGGCCGAGGCGTGAGCACTGATCGCCCTGCAGACTATCTGGTGAGTCTTGTGCGTGAGCTATGTAAGCTGCCTCACGAGACCGAGTGGATGGAGATCAAGGTCAACAACTCGAACCCCTCTGAGATTGGTGAGTACATCTCGGCTCTAGCAAACTCGGCAGTGCTTTGCGACAAGCATTGTGCCTATGTCTTATGGGGCATCGAGGATGGCACGAGGAGACTTGTCGGCACTAGATTCGAACCATCGACGGTGAAGCAGGGCAACGAAGACGTGGAAAACTGGCTCACTCGTCTGCTGCAGCCACAGGTTCCCTTCCGGTTCTACACGTGTGAGATCGAGGGTGCACGGGTCATACTCCTGGAAATCGACAGACCTCTCCATCAGCCTGTTCGATTCAACGGTGAAGAGTACATACGGGTGGGCTCGTATACAAAGAAGCTCAAGGACCATCCTGAGAAGGAACGCGCCCTCTGGCAGCGCTTTATGACAACCGCCTTTGAGGATGGAATGGCCGCGCAGCGATTGAGCGGTGAGGAAATTCTTCAGCTGCTGGCGTTCCCGTCGTATTTCGACCTTCTTCAGATTCCGCTCCCGCCCAATCAACCTGGTATCCTCGCAGCATTAGAAGCTGATGGTCTCGTTGAGCGGTCCCAGGGTGGCATGTGGAACATCACAAACCTCGGAGCCATCCTCTTTGCCAAGGATCTTTCGAGGTTCGGCGGTCTTCGGCGGAAGATTGTGCGTGTTGTCCAGTATGCCGGGAAGGGGCGTATCCTCACGACGAAGGAGCAATCGTTTTCACCAGGCTATGCCGTGGGCTTTGAGGCGTTCATCCAAAGTGTGATTGCGGTGCTTCCGACGAATGAGGTGATCGAGCAGGCGCTGCGCAAGACAGTGCCGATGTTTCCCCCGCTTGTCATACGAGAAGTGGTCGCAAATGCGCTTATCCATCAAGACTTCTCCATCACAGGTGCCGGACCTATGGTCGAGGTGTTTGACGATCGCGTGGAAATCACGAATCCCGGTCAGCCATTAGTTCCGACCGATCGCTTGCTCGATCAGCCGCCGCGCTCACGCAACGAGAAACTTGCCTCGCTCATGCGACGGTTCGGTATCTGTGAAGAGCGCGGCAGCGGCATCGATAAGGTCGTATTCCAAATTGAGCTATTCCAACTCCCTGCACCCCTGTTCGAGGTTCCAGGCAATTCTATGCGCGTCGTGCTTTTTGGTCATCGTACCTTGAAGGACATGGAGAAGGCGGATCGTATACGGGCGTGCTATCTGCATGCGTGCCTGCGTTATGTGACCCATGAGCCCATGACCAACACCTCGCTCCGGAAGCGTTTTGGGATCGGCGAGAAGAACGCGGCACTGGCCTCCCGTCTGCTTACTGAGGCAGTCGAAGCTGGGGTGATTCTGATACGCGATCCCGAGGCTGGAACCAGGAATAGGACTTATTTGCCATTCTGGATAGCAGCGAGCACGGCGAAGGAAGGAATTGCTTGATGCTTTACCCATCTCTAGCTGGATTCAGAGACGTCGTGCTTCATAACATATTGATATAACGAGGTGATACTTCTCTGCATTGCTTGACGGTTGCTTGATTAGAGCGGGCTTGATAGACGGATCTTGAGGGGCGGGTCATTTAAGCTCGACAAGTTAGAGAGTGCTTGTTACTTGATGGGTACTTGATTAGAGACTTCCCGTGAACACCGACACCAGCGAAAAGGGTCTTGAAAACCTCATCGTCACGGCAATGGCTGGCCAAGCCTCTGGCGAAGGGCCGCCACCTGGCGAGGGCATTAGCCTCATTCGGGAACGATATGGCGGTACCGGATGGATTTCCGGCCAAGCCGAGGACTACGACCGCGAGTTCTGCGTGGACCTTCCGCAGCTCAGCGCATTCTTACACGCCACACAGCCGAAAGTTGCCGAAGCATTAGACCTCAATAACGATAGCCCAACCCGGCGTAAGTTTCTGGCCCGACTCCAAGGGGAGATCTCGAAGCATGGCGTGATCGATGTCCTGCGCCATGGAATCAAGGACGGGCCACACCATGTCGATTTATTTTATGGCACACCTTCGCCAGGCAATGAGAAGGCCGCTACACTGAATGCGTCAAACCGATTCACTGTCACTCGGCAGCTTCGCTACAGTCGTGACGGAACACAGCGTGCGCTCGACCTCGCCCTGTTCATCAACGGTTTACCCATTGCCACGTTTGAACTCAAGAACAGCCTTACCAAACAGACAGTTGAAGACGCCGTCGAGCAATACAAGCGCGATCGCGATCCACGCGAGAAACTCTTCGAGTTCGGACGCTGCGTCGTGCATTTTGCCGTGGACGATCACGAAGTGCGGTTCAGTACGCACTTGAAAGGGAAAGGCTCCTGGTTTCTTCCGTTCAATCAAGGCTGGAATGATGGGGCGGGCAATCCGCCCAACCCTTACGGCATAAAGACCGATTTTCTATGGCGTCGGGTGCTCACTCGCGAGGGGTTGGCCGAGGTCCTGGAAAACTATGCGCAGATCGTTGAGGAGAAGAATGAGAAGACCGGCAAAAAGAAGGCAATACAGATCTGGCCGCGGTTCCACCAGCTCGACGTGGTACGCAAGCTTCTATCCGATGCACGACAGCATGGTATAGGTCGGCGGTATCTAATCCAACATTCAGCCGGCAGCGGCAAATCTAATTCCATCGCCTGGCTCGCCCATCAACTCATTGGTTTACAGAAAGATGATGCACTGGTCTTCGACTCGATCATTGTCGTGACGGATCGGCGCATCCTCGACAAGCAAATCCGCGATACCATCAAACAGTTTGCTCAAGTCGGGGCCACTGTCGGGCATGCAGAACACTCTGGTGACTTGCGTAAGTTCATCGCCGAAGGGAAGAAGATCATTATCTCTACCGTCCAAAAGTTCCCCTTCATCTTAGAAGAGATCGGCAACGCGCAACGTGGGAAGAAATTCGCAATCGTCATCGATGAAGCGCATTCCAGTCAGGGCGGGCGGACATCGGCGGCGCTCAGCATGGCGCTTTCTACCGCCGGAGCAGAGGACGAGGAAGAAACCACAGAGGACAAGATCAACCGGATTATAGAAGCCAAGAAGCTCCTGCCCAATGCCAGCTACTTCGCCTTCACCGCCACACCCAAAAATAAGACGCTGGAGATCTTCGGCGAGGCTCAGCCTCCAGATGCCGAAGGGAAGGTGCAGCACCGTCCTTTCCACAGCTACACGATGAAGCAGGCGATTCAGGAGGGATTCATCCTTGACGTCCTCAAGCACTACACGCCGGTTGAGAGCTACTACAAGCTTGTAAAGAAGATCGAGGCCGATCCGGAGTTCGATACCAAGCGTGCGAAGAAGAAGTTGCGTCGGTACGTCGAAAGCCACGACCACGCCATTCGACTCAAAGCTGAAATTATGGTGGATCATTTTCATGAGCAGGTGCTGGCGCTGAACAAGATCGGCGGACAGGCTAGGGCGATGGTGGTGACGAGTGGAGTCGAGCGGGCCATCCAGTACTACCACGCCTTCCGCGACTATCTGAGAGAGCGCAAGAGTCCCTATCAGGCTATCGTTGCATTTTCGGGCGAGCATGAATACGGTGACACGAAGGTGACCGAGGCTTCTTTGAACGGGTTCCCATCGAGTCAGATTGCGGACAAGATTCAGGAGGATCCATACCGCTTCCTGATTTGCGCCGACAAGTTCCAAACGGGGTACGACGAGCCGCTGCTCCACACGATGTACGTGGACAAGATTCTCTCAGGAATCAAGGCAGTGCAAACGCTCTCTCGGCTGAATCGTGCCCATCCACAGAAGCATGACGTATTCGTGCTCGATTTCATGAACGACAGCGACACCATCCAAGAGGCTTTCGCCGACTACTACCGCACGACGATCCTTTCTGAAGAGACCGATCCCAACAAGCTTCACGACTTGAAGGCCGCGCTTGATGGCTATCAAGTCTATGCGCAAATACAAGTCGACCAGCTTGTTGGGTTGTACCTGAGTGGTGCCGACCGAGATAAACTCGATCCGATCCTTGATGTCTCTGTCGCCGTCTATAAGAATCAGCTCGACGAGGACGGGCAGGTGGATTTCAAAGGCAAGGCCAAGGCTTTTTTGCGAGCCTATGGTTTCCTCTCTTCGATACTGCCCTATACCAACGCGGAGTGGGAAAAGCTGTCGATCTTCCTCAACTTTCTTGTGTCTAAGTTGCCGGCTCCGAAGGAAGAAGATCTCGCCAAAGGGATCTTGGAAGCCATTGATGTGGACAGCTATCGCGTTGAGAAGAAGGCCGCGATGAAGATTCAGTTACCGGACGAGAATGCCGAAATCGAGCCGGCACCAATAACCGGTGGAGGAAGCAAGCCT
Above is a genomic segment from Candidatus Nitrospira nitrificans containing:
- a CDS encoding type I restriction endonuclease subunit R gives rise to the protein MNTDTSEKGLENLIVTAMAGQASGEGPPPGEGISLIRERYGGTGWISGQAEDYDREFCVDLPQLSAFLHATQPKVAEALDLNNDSPTRRKFLARLQGEISKHGVIDVLRHGIKDGPHHVDLFYGTPSPGNEKAATLNASNRFTVTRQLRYSRDGTQRALDLALFINGLPIATFELKNSLTKQTVEDAVEQYKRDRDPREKLFEFGRCVVHFAVDDHEVRFSTHLKGKGSWFLPFNQGWNDGAGNPPNPYGIKTDFLWRRVLTREGLAEVLENYAQIVEEKNEKTGKKKAIQIWPRFHQLDVVRKLLSDARQHGIGRRYLIQHSAGSGKSNSIAWLAHQLIGLQKDDALVFDSIIVVTDRRILDKQIRDTIKQFAQVGATVGHAEHSGDLRKFIAEGKKIIISTVQKFPFILEEIGNAQRGKKFAIVIDEAHSSQGGRTSAALSMALSTAGAEDEEETTEDKINRIIEAKKLLPNASYFAFTATPKNKTLEIFGEAQPPDAEGKVQHRPFHSYTMKQAIQEGFILDVLKHYTPVESYYKLVKKIEADPEFDTKRAKKKLRRYVESHDHAIRLKAEIMVDHFHEQVLALNKIGGQARAMVVTSGVERAIQYYHAFRDYLRERKSPYQAIVAFSGEHEYGDTKVTEASLNGFPSSQIADKIQEDPYRFLICADKFQTGYDEPLLHTMYVDKILSGIKAVQTLSRLNRAHPQKHDVFVLDFMNDSDTIQEAFADYYRTTILSEETDPNKLHDLKAALDGYQVYAQIQVDQLVGLYLSGADRDKLDPILDVSVAVYKNQLDEDGQVDFKGKAKAFLRAYGFLSSILPYTNAEWEKLSIFLNFLVSKLPAPKEEDLAKGILEAIDVDSYRVEKKAAMKIQLPDENAEIEPAPITGGGSKPEPELERLSKILKSFNAQFGNIPWADADRVHKLITEDIPNRVAADTAYQNAKQNSDRQNAKIEHDKALARVMTAVLKDDTELFKQFMDNESFKRWLTDTVFRITYDNRPGASPG
- a CDS encoding ATP-binding protein; the encoded protein is MSTDRPADYLVSLVRELCKLPHETEWMEIKVNNSNPSEIGEYISALANSAVLCDKHCAYVLWGIEDGTRRLVGTRFEPSTVKQGNEDVENWLTRLLQPQVPFRFYTCEIEGARVILLEIDRPLHQPVRFNGEEYIRVGSYTKKLKDHPEKERALWQRFMTTAFEDGMAAQRLSGEEILQLLAFPSYFDLLQIPLPPNQPGILAALEADGLVERSQGGMWNITNLGAILFAKDLSRFGGLRRKIVRVVQYAGKGRILTTKEQSFSPGYAVGFEAFIQSVIAVLPTNEVIEQALRKTVPMFPPLVIREVVANALIHQDFSITGAGPMVEVFDDRVEITNPGQPLVPTDRLLDQPPRSRNEKLASLMRRFGICEERGSGIDKVVFQIELFQLPAPLFEVPGNSMRVVLFGHRTLKDMEKADRIRACYLHACLRYVTHEPMTNTSLRKRFGIGEKNAALASRLLTEAVEAGVILIRDPEAGTRNRTYLPFWIAASTAKEGIA